The proteins below are encoded in one region of bacterium:
- a CDS encoding glycosyltransferase family 4 protein: protein MAFIFMAAYTNYRRDPRVKREAEALVESGHRVVFLARRQPGEPNRETIAGVDVIKTMGLKKKCTSFIEYIIDYVIFFLMIFMHLLLHPLRYQAIHINNMPDFLVFATWLPRLLGVPVILDVHDLMPELYGEKFSSGENHWVVRALKRQERWAGKFASAVLTVEDRLKDILSERGIPREKIHVLMNLPDDHIFARRDLLPPKPQDAPFVMVYHGTLARRLGLDVAIEAVSIARRTVPRLELRIIGAGEERSRLMALRDQLDLQDLVTFSEGFVPVENIPAMIHDADVGLIPLRISSGTDIMLPTKLLEYVTMGIPCIVPKTGTICRYFDEQMVQFFDAENAGSLAEAIITLYQNPGKRTALSDNATERFANVYNWSAHKKVYTNLVERLIGQ, encoded by the coding sequence TTGGCGCGACGCCAGCCCGGTGAACCGAACCGTGAGACGATCGCAGGCGTGGATGTCATCAAAACCATGGGTCTGAAAAAGAAGTGTACTTCTTTTATCGAATACATTATCGACTACGTCATATTCTTTTTAATGATCTTCATGCACTTATTACTGCATCCGTTGCGCTACCAGGCGATTCATATTAACAACATGCCTGATTTTCTTGTGTTCGCAACCTGGCTGCCGCGTTTGCTAGGCGTCCCGGTAATTCTTGATGTACACGATTTGATGCCTGAACTCTATGGGGAGAAGTTTTCTTCCGGAGAAAATCACTGGGTCGTCAGAGCACTCAAAAGGCAGGAACGGTGGGCCGGAAAATTCGCCTCAGCCGTGCTGACTGTTGAGGATCGCTTGAAGGATATTCTGTCGGAGCGAGGTATTCCGCGTGAAAAAATCCACGTCCTGATGAATCTACCCGATGACCACATTTTTGCAAGACGCGACCTATTACCCCCTAAGCCTCAAGATGCGCCGTTTGTGATGGTTTACCATGGCACTCTCGCACGCCGACTCGGACTGGATGTCGCAATAGAGGCCGTATCCATAGCCAGACGCACGGTGCCTCGCCTGGAGCTTCGCATTATCGGAGCCGGTGAAGAACGAAGCCGATTGATGGCATTACGCGACCAGCTTGATTTGCAGGATTTGGTTACGTTCAGCGAAGGCTTCGTTCCGGTAGAGAATATTCCCGCGATGATCCATGATGCGGATGTCGGGCTTATTCCATTACGGATCAGCAGCGGCACAGACATCATGCTGCCCACCAAGTTGCTCGAATACGTGACCATGGGGATCCCTTGCATCGTACCTAAAACGGGTACGATTTGTCGGTATTTTGATGAACAAATGGTACAGTTCTTCGATGCAGAAAACGCCGGTTCCCTCGCCGAAGCCATCATTACGCTTTATCAAAACCCCGGCAAACGGACCGCCCTGTCAGACAATGCGACAGAACGGTTCGCAAATGTTTACAACTGGAGTGCGCACAAGAAAGTGTATACCAATCTTGTGGAACGCCTCATTGGGCAATAG